From the Pseudoalteromonas tunicata genome, one window contains:
- a CDS encoding ABC transporter permease, with protein sequence MNALRRILAIVIKEFYQLKRDKMTLRMVIMIPLIQLMLFGFAINTNVRHIPVALVDHSQNTLSRILVQTISATNVVAITQHYSDEQTAKIALQSGEVKAILVIPADLSQRLVRHAVVGLASPPATSGHTSRPLAQWLVDGSDTMIASAIKGLRQMPLAELLNKPVNKAVPTFEVALFFNPEQRTVVNIVPGLVGVILTMTMIMFTSAAIVRERERGNLEMLINTPIKPIELMLAKIVPFLLIGLLQMAIILGLGKLVFSVPINGSNAAILCFTLLFIAASLALGLLISTIAKTQLQSMQMTIFILLPSILLSGFMFPYEGMPKFAQYLAEALPATHYIRAIRALLLRDADIMTLTPDIVWLAGFSVFALIAASLRFKKQLD encoded by the coding sequence ATGAATGCATTGCGTCGTATTTTAGCAATTGTTATCAAGGAGTTTTATCAACTTAAACGCGATAAAATGACCTTGCGTATGGTGATTATGATCCCGCTTATTCAGCTAATGTTGTTTGGTTTTGCCATCAATACCAATGTTCGGCATATTCCCGTGGCGTTGGTTGATCACAGCCAAAACACCTTAAGCCGTATTCTGGTGCAAACCATTAGCGCTACCAATGTGGTTGCAATAACGCAGCATTATTCCGATGAGCAAACTGCAAAAATTGCGCTGCAATCGGGTGAGGTTAAAGCTATTTTAGTGATCCCTGCCGATTTAAGTCAGCGCTTGGTGCGCCATGCTGTGGTTGGGTTAGCATCGCCACCGGCAACTAGCGGTCATACTAGTCGGCCATTAGCTCAGTGGCTGGTGGATGGCTCCGATACTATGATAGCAAGCGCCATTAAAGGCCTAAGGCAAATGCCATTGGCCGAATTACTTAATAAGCCGGTCAATAAAGCGGTGCCGACTTTTGAAGTTGCACTGTTTTTTAACCCAGAGCAGCGCACTGTGGTTAATATTGTGCCAGGTTTAGTTGGCGTGATTTTAACCATGACCATGATCATGTTTACCTCAGCGGCTATTGTGCGAGAACGTGAGCGCGGTAACCTAGAAATGCTGATCAATACACCTATCAAACCGATTGAACTGATGCTGGCCAAAATAGTACCTTTTTTACTGATTGGTTTACTGCAAATGGCGATTATTTTGGGTTTGGGAAAATTGGTCTTTTCAGTGCCAATCAATGGCAGTAACGCTGCTATTTTATGTTTTACCTTATTATTTATCGCAGCTAGTTTGGCATTAGGTTTATTGATTTCAACGATTGCAAAAACTCAGCTGCAGTCGATGCAGATGACGATTTTTATCTTACTGCCATCGATATTACTATCGGGTTTTATGTTTCCTTATGAAGGCATGCCAAAGTTTGCCCAGTATTTAGCCGAAGCTTTACCCGCAACGCATTATATTCGCGCCATTCGCGCGTTATTATTACGCGATGCCGATATCATGACGCTTACCCCCGATATTGTATGGCTCGCCGGTTTCAGTGTTTTTGCTTTAATTGCGGCATCACTGCGCTTTAAAAAGCAACTTGATTAA
- a CDS encoding DUF3630 family protein produces MSQIELDKNHQVLIVRPTVMPSDEDFALWASIFLHHEAISLQQIEQGADRHLQRFSFQGEGFDLHFEHYSNSVWINGEGAFAEHLLPELMNCLSN; encoded by the coding sequence ATGAGCCAAATAGAATTAGACAAAAACCATCAGGTATTAATTGTTCGTCCAACCGTAATGCCAAGCGATGAAGACTTTGCTTTGTGGGCAAGTATTTTTTTGCATCATGAAGCCATCAGCTTACAGCAAATAGAGCAAGGTGCTGATCGCCACTTGCAACGTTTTAGCTTTCAAGGTGAAGGGTTTGACTTACACTTTGAGCACTACAGCAACAGTGTCTGGATTAATGGCGAAGGCGCTTTTGCCGAACATTTACTTCCAGAATTAATGAATTGTTTATCAAACTAA
- a CDS encoding ATP-binding cassette domain-containing protein, which translates to MSKFVIDAKQLTMQFGDYKAINALDLQVEQGTIYGFLGPNGCGKTTAIRMLTGLLSPTAGSVNVLGFELPAQAEALKLHVGYMTQKFALYDDLTVLENLRFVARIYGLSRQAMATRVDELLENYDLRPFANQLAGTMSGGQKQRLGLAAAIIHKPKLLFLDEPTSAVDPQNRRDFWQKLFQLCEQGASILVSTHYMDEAERCHKLAILKQGVKRADGSPDELMAQMTAWVYEVEGELLGDIKQCLVVNDIILSVAQLGSRLRVLVAKSYSQPEQYLNELLQEFSVKVNAVRPNLEDVFVTCTSEGLA; encoded by the coding sequence ATGAGCAAGTTTGTGATTGATGCCAAGCAACTCACGATGCAATTTGGCGACTATAAAGCGATTAATGCGCTCGATTTGCAGGTTGAACAAGGCACGATTTATGGATTTCTAGGACCAAATGGCTGTGGTAAAACCACCGCTATTCGCATGTTAACAGGGCTACTCAGTCCAACCGCAGGTTCAGTTAACGTTTTAGGTTTTGAGTTACCAGCACAAGCTGAAGCACTTAAATTACACGTAGGTTATATGACGCAAAAATTTGCGCTGTATGACGATTTAACCGTGCTTGAAAACTTACGTTTTGTTGCGCGGATTTATGGTTTATCACGCCAAGCGATGGCCACTCGAGTTGATGAATTACTCGAAAACTATGACTTACGACCGTTTGCAAATCAATTAGCAGGTACTATGAGTGGCGGGCAAAAACAGCGCTTAGGACTGGCCGCCGCCATTATTCACAAACCTAAACTGTTGTTTTTAGATGAGCCCACTTCTGCGGTTGATCCGCAAAATCGGCGCGATTTTTGGCAAAAACTATTTCAATTGTGCGAGCAAGGCGCGAGTATTTTAGTCTCAACCCATTATATGGATGAGGCGGAGCGCTGCCATAAATTGGCTATATTAAAACAAGGCGTGAAACGCGCCGATGGCTCCCCCGATGAGCTGATGGCGCAAATGACAGCTTGGGTTTATGAAGTAGAAGGTGAGCTGCTTGGCGACATAAAACAATGTTTAGTGGTCAATGACATTATTTTATCCGTTGCGCAGTTAGGGAGCCGTTTGCGGGTGCTGGTGGCAAAATCTTACTCGCAACCAGAGCAATACTTAAATGAATTACTGCAAGAGTTTTCGGTTAAGGTTAATGCGGTGCGGCCAAATTTAGAAGATGTGTTTGTTACTTGCACCAGCGAGGGATTAGCATGA